Within Candidatus Thermoplasmatota archaeon, the genomic segment CGGGGCTCGCGGAAGCCGCCGACGCCGCGGGCGCGGCGGGCGTCGAGCTTGTGCCGGGCCTGGAGCTGAGCCTCGACGCGGGCCCCGGCGAGATGCACCTGCTCGCCTACTTCGTCGACCCCGACGAGCCGCGCCTCGCCCGAGCCCTGGAGGCGCTGCGACGCGGCCGCGAGGCGCGCGTGCCCCGCATCGTCGCGCGCCTCGCCGCGGAAGGCGTCGAGCTCACGGTCGAGGACGTCATGCGCGAGGCGGGCGGCGCCGAGAGCCTCGGTCGTCCCCACGTCGCGCGCGCCCTCGTCGCGCGCGGTCACGTCGCGACGGTCGCCGAGGCCTTCGACCGGTACCTCGCCGTCGGGCGCCCGGGCCACGTGCGCAAGCCTGAGCTGCGACCCGACGAGGCGATCCGGCTCGTGCGCGGCGCGGGCGGCGTCGCCGTCCTCGCGCACCCGTTCACGATCCCCGAGGCGTGGCGCGAGCGCGCGGTGCGCGGCCTCGCGAGGCTGGGCCTCGAGGGCCTCGAAATCGAGTACCCGAAGCACGACGCGGCCCTCCGCGCGACCCTCGCCGGCTGGGCGAAGGAGCTGGACCTCGTCGCGACGGGCGGAAGCGACTTCCACGGAACCTCGAAGCCCGACATCGCGCTCGGCACGGGCCGCGCGGGCAACGTCTCCGTCGACGCCGCGGCGCTCGACGCGCTCAAGGAACGGCGACCTTGACCCAGCCGCGGCCGACCACGTGGTCGACGACGCGGGCCGCGCACGCTTCCGCGTCCTCGACGTCCGTGTCGCACACGACGTCCGGCGCCTCGGGCTCCTCGTAGCCGGTATGGAGCGACGCGAGGTCCTTGACCTCGCCGCGCGCGGCTTTCGCGTAGAGCCCTTTCGGGTCGCGCTTCGCGGCCGTCTCGACGGTCGCCTTCACCCAGACCTCGGCGAAGGCCGGCGCGAGGGCCCGCGCGCGTCCGCGGTGCGCGCGCCGCGGGGAGACGGCGCCCACGACGGCGAAGACGCCGTGCCGCGCAAGGAGCGCGGCGACCCACGCGACGCGGCGCGTGTGCTCGTCCCGGTCCTCCTCGGTGTAGCCGAGGCGCGGCGAGAGCGCGCGGCGGATCTCGTCCCCGTCGAGGACCTCGACCTCGGCGCCCATCGCCCGGAGCTTGTCGGCGACGAGGCCGCCGATCGTGGTCTT encodes:
- a CDS encoding PHP domain-containing protein gives rise to the protein MRRRVDLHTHSTASDGTLAPAALARAAADAGLAAFALTDHDTAAGLAEAADAAGAAGVELVPGLELSLDAGPGEMHLLAYFVDPDEPRLARALEALRRGREARVPRIVARLAAEGVELTVEDVMREAGGAESLGRPHVARALVARGHVATVAEAFDRYLAVGRPGHVRKPELRPDEAIRLVRGAGGVAVLAHPFTIPEAWRERAVRGLARLGLEGLEIEYPKHDAALRATLAGWAKELDLVATGGSDFHGTSKPDIALGTGRAGNVSVDAAALDALKERRP
- the cysC gene encoding adenylyl-sulfate kinase, with product MWLTGIEAAGKTTIGGLVADKLRAMGAEVEVLDGDEIRRALSPRLGYTEEDRDEHTRRVAWVAALLARHGVFAVVGAVSPRRAHRGRARALAPAFAEVWVKATVETAAKRDPKGLYAKAARGEVKDLASLHTGYEEPEAPDVVCDTDVEDAEACAARVVDHVVGRGWVKVAVP